In the genome of Rhodothermales bacterium, the window GCGCGCATCCCAGGGCGGAGAAACCGAGTCCCCTTTAGCATCTTGTCGGCGTAGGAGACACGGAGTTGAGCGAGGGCTTCCTGCAACTCGGCATGGAGGTGGTCCATCTCTTCCTCGTCCAAGCGTGCGTTCTTGAGGCGGAGTTGGATGTCCATAACCCGCTTCCACATCGTGATGCTGGAGCCGGTCGAGGTGCGGAAGCCTTCAGGGATGCGATTCATGCGGCAAGCGTCAGGTACGTGGCTAGGACGGTACGAGAGCAGGATATCAAAAGGGGAGCGCGGCTTTATATAGGGGCGCTCCCCATTTCTTGAGGGGGAGATCCCTGCCATACACACAATACGAAAAACGTCGGCTGCAGGGGTCGGTTAGCCTTGGCGACCCCTCACGCAGTACGCCCTCAACCGTGCACGGCTACTATCCGCGCGCGTTCGTGAAACGCCGCCTTCTGACCGCCTCGGCGAGCGAGGAGTAGGTAGGGGCGGCAGTCGTGTCCCGAACTCGGCCGAACTCCGCGTCGATTCGGCTGACGAGCAGGGTGCGTTGCTCGTCGAGGAAGGGGAGCACTCGCGTGCGTCCGTAGCGGGCGAGGACGTGCGCCCCGTTCACCGAGCGACTCGCGATCCAGTAGACGACCCACCGAACCCATCCGGCGAACCCGGAGGAGAAGTGAACGTGATCGGCGGGATGGGCGCGGCGTCGTTGCATGGTAGGGGGCATTCACCTACCGATCCTACGAGAGAGAGGAGCCTTACGTTGCAAAAGGTTGGAACCGTACGGTTCCACTACAGGCTCGTCCGAGTGCCGTTTTGAGTCACGGGCGATCGTCGTCTCAGCCGTAGCGGGAGTCTCCGACAGCGTACGAAGACGTGAAGACGGGGGGCAGAGCGAGGGCCGTGGGGAACGGCCGTACCGGGCGGACGTTGCGGAGAGACGTACGACGCGCATACTCTCCGGTCGCCCGGTCCGAGCGGACTCGGGCGGCGCCGGGGAAGGGGTGCGAAAGGGGGGACTCGAACCCCCACGGGTGTTACCCCACCAGATCCTAAGTCTGGCGCGTCTGCCAATTCCGCCACTCTCGCAAGCAGTCGCCCAATATAAGCCCCGGTGAACGGCGGTCTCCCGATGTCCTCCCCTCTCACGCAACGACAGAACGTAATGAACCGTTTTTCCATCGTCACGCTGGTGCTCGCCCTCTCCCTCGGCGCCTGTTCCAGCACGGAGATGACGACGGCCCCCCCGCCGTCCGCCCCCCCGCCGACCACGACCTTGCCGCAGGAGCCGGTGACGGTCGCGACCGATCAGACGGCCGCCATGGAGGCGCCGGCGCTCATCGACCCCGACACGGTCCGGGCCAGCCGCTCCGACACGGGGCGGATGTTCACCTTCGACAACCCGCCGCGCACCTATCTCACCGAGACCTACGGCTTCTCGCCCGATGAAGACTGGTTCGAGCACGCCCGGCTCGGCGCGCTCCGCTTTGCGAGCTACTGCTCGGCCTCGTTCGTGTCCCCGAACGGGCTCATCCTCACGAACCACCACTGCGCCCGCCAGAGCGTGACGCAGGTGACGCAGGCCGGCGAGAACCTCGGCGACGACGGGTTCTACGCCGCGACGATGGACGACGAGCGCACGGTCGAAGACCTTTACGTCGAGCAGCTCGTCGAGATCGTGGACGTGACGGCTGAGGTGGACGCGGCGGCAACGACGATGGAGACGGACGCCGAGCGGATCAACGCCCGGCAGGAAGCGATCGCGGCGATCGAAGAGCGCCTCGGGGCCGAGCGCGGCGGCGAGGACGCGGGCCTCCGCGCGCAGGTCATTTCGCTCTATAACGGCGGCCAGTACTCGGCGTACATCTTCCGTCGCTACGACGACATCCAGCTCGTCTTTGCGCCCGAAGACCAGGCCGGCTTCTTCGGCGGCGACCCGGACAACTTCACGTACCCGCGCTACAGCCTCGACTTCGCCCTCTTCCGCGCCCTCGGCGAGGACGGGCAGCCGCTCGACACGGAGGAGTTCTACTTCCCGTGGAGCGAGAACGGCAGCGACACGGGCGACCTCGTCTTCGTCATCGGCAACCCCGGCACGACGACGCGGCTCCAGACCGTGGCCCAGCTCGAATACCGCCGCGACGTGCAGGACCCCGCCATCCTCCGGCTCTACTCCACGCGCGCCGACGTGTACGAGGGCTTCGTCGCTGCGAACCCCGACGCGCCGGAGACGCCTGAGTTGGAGGACACGTACTTCTCCCTCTCGAACGCGCGGAAGTCTTACACCGGCCGCGTCGAGGGCCTCCGCGATCCGTACATCATCGCCCGCCGCGCCGCCGCCGAGCGGAGCTTCCGCGAGGCCGTCGAGAACGACGCGCAGCTCGCCGCCGAGTACGGCGCGCTCTTCGATCAGATCGCGCAGAACCGGCGGGAAGCCGGACAGTTCGGCGAGGAGTTCGGGGCGTTCGTGGGGATGAACCCCGGCTCGCCCGTCGCCTCGAACGTCATCACGCGGTCGGTCTACGCCTACGCCTACGGGCTCACGCAAAACCCGTCGTTCCGCGAGACCGTGCTCGGGATCGACGACGAGCGGCCGGCCGGCGTCGAGCGCGCGCTTCTCGAAGCTCGTCTCGAAGACTTCGTCTACTACTTCGGCGAGGACAGCGACATCGTCCGGCAGATCCTGCAGGGGCGCTCCGTCGAGGCCGCCGCGCAGGACCTCTTGCAGAACTCGGCGTTCGCGACGGAGGCGGGCACCGCCGCCGCGCTCGACGGCGACCTTGCGGCGTCCGGCGACCCGGCGCTCGTGATCGCGGCGGCCATCTGGCCCCGCTTCGCGCAGTACCAGCAGCAGTCCGGCGTGCTCGGTGCCCAGGTGAACGAACTCGCCGCCCAGCTCGCGCGCGCCCGCTTCGACGTCTACGGCACCGAGATCCCGCCGGATGCGACGTTCTCGCTCCGCATCAACGACGGCGTCGTCCGGGGCTACCCCTACAACGGCACCGTCGCGCCGCCGTACACGACGTTCTACGGGATGTACGACCGCTACTACAGCTTCCGTCCCCAGGAGTCGCTTGCTGAGTTCTACGAGCTCCCCGGCGCGTGGATGCCGATCCCGGACGCGCTCGACCTCTCGACGCCGTTCAACTTCGTCACGACGAACGACATCATCGGCGGCAACTCCGGCTCGCCGATGCTCAACCGCAACCTTGAAGTCGTCGGCGTCGCGTTCGACGGCAACATCCAGAGCCTGCCCGGCGACTACATCTACCTCCCGTACCAGAACCGGACGGTGGGCGTGGACTCGCGCGGGATGATGGAGGCGCTGGAGTCGGTCTACGACGCCGACCGGATCGCCAACGAGCTCCGCACGGGCGCCCTCGTGGCGCGGTAGTCGCGGGATCCGATCGAACCCCAGTGACGGTAGGGGCGGCGCTGCACGCGTCGCCCCTACTTTGTTAGGAGCGCCACGAGGGCCGGCGTCACGTCCATCAGGTTGCCCACCTCGGCGAGTGCGGCAGCACCGGGGCCGAGCGCGACGAGCGGGACGGGGTGGCGCGTGTGCGTCTTCGTGCCGAGGTCCTCGAGGTTGCCGTGGTCGCTCGTGACGACGAGGAGGTCGCCCTCGTCGAGCGCGCCGAGCAGGCCGCCGAAGAAGGCGTCGAGGGAGCGGAGCGTGGCGGCGGCGCGGCCGGGACTCTGGCTGTGACCGGCTTTATCGGTGAGGTAGTACTCGAAGAGCGTGAGGTCGGCGGCGTGGCTGAGTCGGGCGAGGCGGCGGCCGGCTGCCTCCTCCGAGATCACGGGCACGTCGATGCCGAGGTGCTCGGGCCACGCGGCGGCGGTGAGGTCGGCGGTGAGCGCATCGCCCGCGCGCAGGTCGGCCTCGCGGCGGAGGGGGACGCCGGCCTCGATGCAGCAGAGCGTGGTGACGGTCCACCGGCCGCGCCCTTCGGCGTAGCGGAAGAACCGGTCGGGGTAGGCGTTCGCGAACGCGCCCGTCCGCCCCGCGTCCCGCAGCCGCACGAACAGGTTGCGCGCCGCGATGACGGGCTTCGACGTGGAGTGCGGATAGGGGCCGAAGTGGCGGCCCGCCCGCGCCGCGCAGTTGACCCCGGTGAGGAGCGTGGCCTGTCCCGTCCCGCTCTGCGGCAAGCCCTCCACCCCGAGCGTCGCATCGATGGGTCGGAAGAGGTGTCCGGACTCGGCAATGGGCACAGCGTCCGCTGTCCACCGCTGTCCGCCCGCGAGTCGCTCGAAATGGGGAAGCGCGAGCGAGGCGAACGGGTTGTGGTCAGTGGTCGGGCCGAGTCCGACGCCGTCGAGGAACACGAAGACGATGCGGGCGGGCAGTGCCTCGGGAAGCGGAGCGTCGGGCACCTACGCGCCTCCCTCGGGCTGCGCCGCCGCGACGACCCAATCGAGGTCGATCGGCCGGCCGAGGGCGTGGACGCGCTCGGGCAGCGGCGCATCCCCCGCGACCCCGAACGTGGGACGGTCGTGCTCGACGGCCCACGCGAGGGCGCGCGCTTCGTGCGTCTCCGGCTCGGGCGTGAAGAAGGCCGAGGCCCGGGCGGCGGCGGCCATCACGAGCGCCCGCTCGGCGTCGTCGTGGGGGAACGGGCCGTGCTCGACGGGGAACGGCGAGAGGAGCAGCCCGCCCGCGGCGACGGCGGCGCTGACATGGGGCCGCATCGGCTTCGGGATGCGGGCCATCCCCGCGTTCGCCACGAGGATGGAGGGCCGGCCCGCGCTCGTGCACAGCTTGTGGACAACGACGTCGAACCCGTGCTCGGCGCCGCCCATCACGACGAGGTCGTGGGCGATGAGCTTGCGGACGAGGTCCTGCGCGATCTCGAACGCGGGGCCGGGGAGGGGCGGCCGGGCGAAGAGCGCGACGGCGGGCCGCGTCAGCAGGTCGGCGTCGCCGTAGGCGTAGAGCGCGGCGGGCCGCTCGGCGAGGTCGAGGGCGTCGAGCCCGGCGGGCCACCGTGCGTCGTGGCTCGTTAGCACGTCGATGCGGCGGCTCGCGAGCGTCGCGATGGCGTCGGCGGCCTCGGCGAGCAGGGGGCGCATAGCCTCGTCGTCGAAGAGCGTATCGACGAGGGCGGCGGCGCGCGGGGCGCCTTTGATGCGGAGGAGGACCTGCTCGCGGGGCGTCGCCCGCAAGGCGTCGTAGGTCGGGAAGTGCGCGAGCAGGCGTTGCGCCGTCACGCGTCCGACGCCGTCGATGCGCAGCAGGGCGAGGGTGAGGGCGGCGGACTCGGACATGGGGCGGGAGGTCGGGTCGGGCAAGATACGGGTGGCGCCGCCCCGTACGCGCTCGGTCCTGCGCGCGCGCGGCACCGTCGCCTCGAGCAGGTGGAGAAGGCGGTGCCGGGGGCTACGGCCTCACGGTGCGTTTGGCCGCGGCGGTAGTTCCGAAACAGAAGTGCGCATTGTTGCGCCCGTTGGGAAGGCAGAAAGGCGCGCTCCGGCGACGTAAAAGGGCCTGCCGTTTACGGCGTGGCGTGGCACCGCATTTGTGCTGTAGGCCGCGCCCCCTGCACCGTTTGCCCTCCCCGATGACCTTTCCCCTCCACGCGCTCCTCGTATCTAGCACGCCCGCAGACCCGGTCCTCGACGCCCTTCGCCGTGCCGGCTACGATCCGCACCCCGAGTTCGTTTCGACGCCGAAGGCGCTAGCCGCCTCGTTGGACCGACGTGCGTGGGACGCCGTCGTGGTGTGCCACGATGAGGTGGGGATCTCTGCGTGGGAGGTGCTCGCAGGGGTGCAGCACCGCGCTTCGTGCCCCCCCGTCGTTGTCGTCGGGGACGCGCTCGGCGAGGCCGAGGCCGTCGCGCTCATCGGGGAAGGCGTGCGGGACGTCATCCGGACGGCCGATCTCGGCCGGCTCGGGGTCGTCGTCGCCAAGGCGTTGCGGAGCCATCGGGAGCAGCTCGCGCCTCGGGCCGAACCGGAGGCGGAGTCCGCGTTCCATGCCCTCGCCGCGCATATGCCCATCGGGCTCTACCGCTCGACGGCCGACGGCCGGATCCTCTACGCGAACCACGCCCTCGCCCAGATCCTCGGCTGCGACGCCGTCGAGGACCTCCTCGGCGAGCAGGTCATCACCACCATCAAGTACCCCCGCGAAGCGTTCGTGCGGGAGATCGAGGTCGCCGGGGAGGTGCGCGACTTCGTCATGCACTGGGAGCGCACCGACGGCGAGTTCGTCGTCACGCGCGAGAATACGCGGAGCGTGCGGGACGCCTCGGGGACGCTGCTCTACTACGAGGGCACGATGGAGGACATCACCGAGGAGCGCCGCGCCTTCCACGTCGAGCAGCGCCGGGCCCGGCAGCTCGAAGCCATCGTCCGGTTCAGCGCGGCCGTCGACGCCGCGCAAGGCAGCAACGCCCTCGACGCTGCCATCCTCCGCGTCGTGGAAGAGGCCTTGCAGGCTGACGCCGTCGTCTTTCTCCGGCACAGCGCCGAGGGCTTCGACGTGCAGACGTGGTCCGAGCGGATCGCCGAGGAGGTGCAGGCGTGCCGCGAGCAGGAGGTCTGGAAGGCGTACCCCGTCCGCACCAAACCCCTCCTCATCCGAGACGAGCGACGGCTCGAGAGCCCCCTCCTCGTCGGGCCGATGCGCGACGCCATGCGGCAGGCTGGGATGCGGGCGCTGGGGAGCTTCCCCCTCATCCACCGGGGGCAGCCGGTCGGGGCGCTCGTCGCCTTCTTCGAGGAACCGCATACCTTTTCGGATGGCGACCTCCGCATGGCGGAAACGCTCGCATGGAACGTCGCCGGGGCCGTCACGCGGTGGCAGGCCGAGGGCGAGCTGCGCAACAGCGAAGCGTCGCTGCGTACGATCGCGGCGGCGACGGGCCACGTCCTCTACCGGCTCCGTTTCGGCGCCACGGCCTGCGACCACATCAGCGCGTCCGTCAAAACGCTCACGGGGTACTCCGCCCGCGACCTGAGCGAGATGGGCGGGTTCGACACCCTCATCGAGAGCCGGGAGGTGATCGAAGGGAGCGCGCTGAACGGGGGGGACGGTGCCTCGGATTCGCACTACCTCGCCCTGTATCGACTCCGTACGGCCGACGATCAACTGCGATGGGTCGAAGACAGCGCGTCCCCGTGGATCGACGAGTCCGGCAAAGTCGTGGGGCGCGTCGGGGTGCTGCAGGACGTGACGGAGCGGCGCGAGCGGGAGGAGGCCGCCCATCTGCAGAGCCGGCGCAGCCTCGCGCAGCAGAAGGCGCTCAACGAGCTCTCCACCCTCGACGCCGACGCGCCCTCCGTGCTTCGGCGCACGACAGAGGTGGCCGCGAAGGTGATGGGTACCGGCCGCGTTGCCCTCTGGCTCCTCGACGAGGACAGCGTCGAGATGCGCTGTCACGACCTCTACGAACTCGAAGAAGGCCGCCACCGCGCCGACGTCGCCTTCCGCGCGGATGCCGTGGCGGACGCCGTCGAGATGCTCAGCCATCAGCGTGTCCTCGCCACGGCCGATGTGATGAACAAGCCGCTGAGCGAGCGCGTCGGCCTCGACGTCTACCACGCCCGGAACGGCGTGCGGGCCGTGCTCACCGCGCCCATCCGTCGGGGCGGGCGCGTCGTCGGGTTCGTCGCCTTCGAGCACCTCGCCGCGCCGCGCACATGGACCCTCGACGAGCAGGACTTCGCCGGGGCCGTCGGCGATCTCCTCGCCCTTACGCTGGAGCGGGAGCAGCGCGCCCACGCCGAGGCAGCCCTCCGCGAGAGCGAACTGCGGTACCGCGCCATCTCCGAACTCGCGGCCGACTACGCGCACGCGCTGACAGTGGAGCCCGACGGGAGCCACCGCCTCGCGTGGGTGACCGATGCCTTCGAGCGGATCAGCGGGTACACGATCGACGAAGTCGAAGACCTCGACGGGCTGCAGCGGATCGTCCACGAGGACGACCGGCCGGCGCTGGCCGCCGAGATCGAGCTCCTGCGCCAGGGCCGCACGATCGACCTCGAGATGCGGATCCGCACCAAGTCCGGCGAAGAGCGGTGGATCTGGCACCGCAGCCGGCCCGTCCGGGACGAGCGGGGGCGCATGAGTTACATCTATTCGACCGGGCAGGACATCACCGAGCGCAAGCGGTTCGAGACGGCGCTCGTGGCCGCGCGCGAGGAGGCGGAAGAGATGGCGCGGCAGAAGAGCGAGTTCCTCGCCAGCATGAGCCACGAGATCCGCACGCCCCTCACGGGCCTCCTCGGCTTTGCCGGCGTCCTCGCCGAGGAACTTGACGGCGAGCAGCGCGAGTTCGCCCGGCTCATCGAGCAGAGCGGGCGGCGGCTGCTGGGCACGGTGAACTCCGTGCTCGACCTCGCCAAGTTGGAGTCCGAGGGGATCGAGTTGGTCCCCGAACCCCTCGACATCGTGGATGAGGCGCGGCAGGTCGTCCTCTTGCTCTCGCCCCTCGCCGACGGGAAAGGCATCGCGCTCCGACTTCGCACCGACGAGCGGGAGCTGATCGCGCCGCTCGACGCCGTGTGCCTCCACCGCATCCTCAACAACCTCGTCGGCAACGCCATTAAGTTCACGGAGTCCGGGCACGTCACGATCGAGGTGGCGACCGAGGGCGACCGCGTCCGCCTCGACGTCGTCGACTCCGGCGTCGGCATCGACGAGGACTTCCTGCCGCATCTCTTCGACGAGTTCCGGCAGGAGGACCAGGGGAACAGCCACGGTCACGGCGGCAGCGGGCTCGGCCTCGCCATCACGAAGAAGCTCGTCGGGATCATGGGGGGGACGGTCAACGTCGAGAGCGTGAAGGGCGAGGGGAGCCGGTTCACGCTGACGTTCCCCAGCATCATCGAGCCGGAGCGGGTGCAGGAGGCGATCGGCCGCGCCTTCGCGCGAAACGAGGACGCGATGAAACACGCCGCGCGTGCGATTGCGGAGCCCGAGGCCGGCGACTTCGACCTGACCACGCTCGTCTTCACCCACCCCTCGGAGGCGGATCCGGGGTCGGAGACCGCGCCGGTGGGGACGACGACCGCAGGGCCCTCCTGGGAGCCAGTGGAGACGGTAGCGAAGGCGCCATCCGCTACGGATGGTTTCATGATGGAAGACGACTTCATGCTGACGGACTTGCTGCCGAGCAGTGCCACGGAGCGGAGCGGCTCGGACGGCGATGCAGTAGAGGGCTTCCTCTCGCTCAGCGAGGTGTCGCTCCGCGTCACCGGAGAGACGAAGGGGGAGCGCTTAGGCTCCTTCATCTTGGACGACGTGGTGCCGGTGAAGCCCGTCGCCCCGCCAGCCGAGGGACGGCCGCGTGTGCTCCTCATCGAGGACGATCCGCAGACGCGCACCGCCCTGGAGCGCGTGCTCCAAAGCAGGTTCGCCGTTGACGTCGCGACCGAAGCGCGGACCGCGCTCGACCGAATGGCGAAGGGGACGTACGATGCGTTCGTGCTCGACGTCAACCTCGGCGGCAGCCGGCGTGGAGTCAACGTGCTCCGCGTGGCGCGCACGCTGCCGGGCTACGCGGGCACCGTAGCCGTAGCGCTCCTGCCGAACGGGGTGGGCGACGTGCCCTTCCTCGATGCAGGGTTCGACCACTGCGTCAGCCGGCCGTTTACGAAAGAGCGGCTGGAGAAGCTGCTCGCGGTGCTGGATCGAGCCGGGAAGGGGGCGGCGTAACGGGCAGCCTGACCCCGTTCACGGTGCTGCCGTAGATTCGGATTTCCCGAACGCACGTCTCCGCTCCCCGTGTCCACGTCCCCCGGCCCCACGTCCCCGTCCGTCGCGCCGCTCGCGCTGATGATGAGTGGCGGCGGCGCCCGCGCGGCGTATCAGGTGGGCGTGCTCCGCGCGCTCGCGCGGCGCTGGCCCGATTTCCAGCCGCAGATCATCACCGGCGTATCGGCCGGCGCCATCAACGCCGCCTCGCTCGCCGGCTACGCCGGCCCCTTCGTCGACGCGCTCGACGACCTCGGCCGGCTGTGGGGCGGGCTGACGACGGAGCAGGTGTTCCGGACCGACAGTTCGAGCCTGCTCCAGATCGGCTACCGCTGGGCCAAGCGGCTGCTCTCCGGCGGCGAGGCGGGCCGCCGCGCGCGTGGGTTCGTCGACACGGCCCCACTACGGGACCTCCTCTCTCGCCACCTCGACCCCAAGGGCGACGGGATCGAAGGCGTCGAGGCGAACATCGGGGCCGGCCGGCTCCACGCCTTCGGCATCACGGCGACGAACTACGCCACGGGCCGGTCGGTGACGTGGGTGCAGGGGAAGGACGTTCAATCGTGGGACTTCCCGAAGCGTCACAGCGTCCACGCCCGCGTCGGCGTGGAGCACGTCATGGCGTCGGCGGCGCTCCCCCTCATCTTCCCGGCCGTCCCCGTCGGCGCCGACTGGTACGGCGACGGCGGCATCCGGCTGACGGCGCCGCTCTCGCCCGCGCTCCACCTCGGCGCCCGCCGCATCCTCGCCGTCTCGACGCGCTACGCACGGACGGCCGTCGAAGCGGAGGACCGCGCCGTGACGGGCTACCCGCCGCCCGCGCAGATCCTCGGCGTCCTCATGAACGCCATCTTCCTCGACCTCCTCGACCAGGACGCGACGACGCTGCGCCGGATCAGCCGCCTCTCCGGGTCGCTCGCGCCGGATCAGCGCGACGGGCTCCGCCCGGTTCGCCTCCTCGTGATCCGACCGTCGCAGGACCTCGGCCGGCTCGCGGGCGACTACGAGCCGGAGCTGCCGCCCGCGTTCCGCTTCCTCATGCGGGGGCTGGGGACGCGGCAGACGCGGAGCCCGGACTGGCTCTCGATGCTCCTCTTCGAGCCGGACTACATCCGGCACCTCATGGAGATCGGAGAGCACGACGCGGAGGCGCGGATCGACGAGATCGGGGCCCTCCTCAGCGCGACCGAGCTTCAGTCCGACGAGGACTAGCCCCGCCGCTACGCCTCGTCACCGCCTTCGAGCGCGCGGCCACGGGAGGGGTCGACGCTGCCCGCGATCGCGCACTCCGCCATGAACGGGTAGAGCGCCGAGAGATCGAGGAGCTGCCACGGGCGACCGTCGACGCAGACGGGCAGGCCGTGCGCCTCGGCGTATTCGACGACGCGGTGGCTGAGCCGGGGGAAGTCCGGGAAGAGGTGGGGGATGCGGAACACCCGACCCGGTCGCCCCTCCGCCGGTGCTTGCGCGATCACTAGGCCTGCCGCGTCGAGCTCGACGCGCTCTACCTCCGTCCACGGCAGCACCGACTTCCGCCGCGCGTAGTCGTAGCCGACGACGCGGTGGACCGAGAGCTTGACGCACCACACGACGCTCCGCAGCCGGAGGAACGCGCGCGAGGCCCACGCGAGAATGCCCGCCACCACGAGTCCGACGAGGCCGAGCGCCACGAACGGGAAGGGGACGTAGAGCAGGATCAGCGGGATCGCCCCGGCGATGGCTCCGAGCACGACGACGAGCACGCCGACCAGCCGGGCTACACGTCGCCGCGTATCGAACTGGACCTGCTCGTTATCGAATACCTCGTACCAGTCGGACATCACGCTGCGGGAAAGAGGGGAGAAATGGAAGCGCTACCAAGATAGGATGAACGACGCCCGCGAAGGTTTCGCGACGCCCCGTTTGTGGATAAGTAGTCCAATTACAAGCGGCGCGGCTCTCGCTCGCCAAACGCCTCGCGGAGCACGGTGATCGCTGCGTCGACGTCCTCGTCCGACACGTCGCGGTGGAGCGTGGCGCGGACGGTGTGCGGGCCGAAGGCGACGAGGCGCACGCCGCGCGCTTCGAGCCGGGCCAGCACGTCCTCGGCCGGCGGCCCCGTCTCGGCGATGACGATGTTCGTCTCGACCGTCGCCGGGTCGATCGTGAACGTAGGGAGCGCCGCGAAGGCATCGGCGAGACGGCGGGCGCGGGCGTGGTCGTCGGCGAGCCCGGCGCGGTGGTGGTCGAGGGCGTAGAGGCCCGCCGCGGCGAGGAGGCCGATCTGCCGCATCCCGCCGCCGAACAGCTTCCGGTAGCGCCGCGCCAGCCGGATCGTCTCCTCCGACCCTGCGAGCACGGACCCGACCGGCGCGCCGAGCCCTTTCGAAAGACACACCGTCACGGTGTCGAACGGCGCTGCGATCTCCGCCTCGCTGTGGCCCGACGCGACGGCGGCGTTCCACAACCGCGCCCCGTCGAGGTGAAGCGCGAGGCTGTGGGCCCGCGCTGCCTCGGCGACATCGTGGATGAGGTCGAGCGGATAGACCACGCCACCGGCTTTGTTGACCGTGTTCTCCAGGCACACGAGCCGCGTGCGCGGCTCCCAGTCGTAGCGGCCCCGCGCGACGGCGGCGACGGCCTCGCCGGAGAGCAGCCCGTGCGGCTCCTCAATCGGCCGGAGTTGAACGCCGGAGAGCAGCCCCGGCGCGCCCGACTCGTAGTGGAAGATGTGGCTCCGCTCGGCGACTACCACCTCGTCGCCGGGCCGGGTGTGGACCTTGATGGCGAGCTGGTTGCCCATCACCCCGGTCGGCACGAACACGGCGGCCTCTTTGCCGAGCAGCTCCGCCACACGGGCTTCGAGCCGCCGCGCCGTCGGGTCCTCGCCGAACACGTCGTCGCCGACCTCCGCCTCAGCTATGGCGCGGCGCATGGCCGGCGTCGGCTTCGTGACCGTGTCGCTGCGGAGGTCGATCATAGGAGTCGGGGGTCGAGCGTCAGGAGTCGAGGCGCCGGACCCTCGACCCCCGACTCACCATCCCATCTGCTGCATCCGGGAGCGGATCGTTCCGGCGTAGCTGCCCATGTTCTGCGGGCGGCGCGTGCGCGGCGCGGGGATGACGGCGGCGAGCCGGGCGGCCTGATCGCGCGAGAGGTCGGCGGCCGAGGTGTCGTAGTGGTAGCGGGCGGCGGCCTCGATCCCGAACACGCCCGGCCCCCACTCGATCACGTTGAGGT includes:
- a CDS encoding GntG family PLP-dependent aldolase, producing MIDLRSDTVTKPTPAMRRAIAEAEVGDDVFGEDPTARRLEARVAELLGKEAAVFVPTGVMGNQLAIKVHTRPGDEVVVAERSHIFHYESGAPGLLSGVQLRPIEEPHGLLSGEAVAAVARGRYDWEPRTRLVCLENTVNKAGGVVYPLDLIHDVAEAARAHSLALHLDGARLWNAAVASGHSEAEIAAPFDTVTVCLSKGLGAPVGSVLAGSEETIRLARRYRKLFGGGMRQIGLLAAAGLYALDHHRAGLADDHARARRLADAFAALPTFTIDPATVETNIVIAETGPPAEDVLARLEARGVRLVAFGPHTVRATLHRDVSDEDVDAAITVLREAFGEREPRRL
- a CDS encoding patatin-like phospholipase family protein, whose amino-acid sequence is MSTSPGPTSPSVAPLALMMSGGGARAAYQVGVLRALARRWPDFQPQIITGVSAGAINAASLAGYAGPFVDALDDLGRLWGGLTTEQVFRTDSSSLLQIGYRWAKRLLSGGEAGRRARGFVDTAPLRDLLSRHLDPKGDGIEGVEANIGAGRLHAFGITATNYATGRSVTWVQGKDVQSWDFPKRHSVHARVGVEHVMASAALPLIFPAVPVGADWYGDGGIRLTAPLSPALHLGARRILAVSTRYARTAVEAEDRAVTGYPPPAQILGVLMNAIFLDLLDQDATTLRRISRLSGSLAPDQRDGLRPVRLLVIRPSQDLGRLAGDYEPELPPAFRFLMRGLGTRQTRSPDWLSMLLFEPDYIRHLMEIGEHDAEARIDEIGALLSATELQSDED